A single Filimonas effusa DNA region contains:
- a CDS encoding efflux RND transporter permease subunit encodes MVHRIIEWSLRNRFIVLMLAAGLFIWGIFCVRSNPVDAIPDLSENQVIVFTEWMGRAPQLVEDQITYPLVTNLQGLPKIKYVRGSSMFGMSFIYVIFEDNTDIYWARERVLERLSTVSRTLPQGVTPQLGPDGTGVGHILWYTLDAPGMDLGEQRAIQDWYVRFALQNVPGVSEIASFGGFQKQYQVTLDPAKLLHYKVAVSDVINAVRSNNNEAGGRKLERSGVGYIIKTSGYLQSREEIANISVKNQAGIAVRVGDIGSVQMTGESRLGIFDQDGKGERVGGIVVMRYGENAAAVIDKVKEKMKEVAKGLPDKVSFDIVYDRGELIRESVQSIRHTLIEEMIVVSLVVLVFLFHWRSALSILIQIPVTIAISFILLNAFGISSNIMSLTGIALAIGVIVDNGIIMSENAYKHLAEKYAARHNSGTATGQDIG; translated from the coding sequence ATGGTACATCGAATTATTGAATGGTCGCTGCGTAACAGGTTTATTGTTTTAATGCTCGCAGCGGGTTTGTTTATATGGGGTATTTTCTGCGTACGCAGTAATCCCGTGGATGCGATTCCCGACTTGTCGGAGAACCAGGTAATAGTTTTTACAGAATGGATGGGCAGGGCGCCACAGTTAGTGGAAGACCAGATCACGTATCCGCTGGTGACTAATCTGCAAGGGCTGCCTAAGATTAAGTATGTGAGGGGTTCTTCGATGTTCGGGATGAGTTTCATTTATGTGATTTTTGAAGATAACACTGACATCTATTGGGCCAGGGAAAGAGTGCTGGAGCGTTTGAGTACGGTTTCACGAACGTTACCGCAGGGGGTAACTCCTCAATTAGGCCCTGATGGTACAGGTGTTGGGCATATACTATGGTATACGCTGGATGCGCCGGGGATGGACCTTGGCGAGCAAAGAGCTATACAGGACTGGTATGTACGCTTTGCTTTGCAGAATGTACCCGGCGTAAGTGAGATCGCTTCTTTTGGCGGGTTTCAGAAGCAATACCAGGTGACGCTTGATCCCGCAAAACTGTTGCATTATAAAGTTGCTGTTTCGGATGTGATCAATGCGGTTCGAAGTAATAACAATGAAGCCGGTGGTCGCAAGCTGGAACGGAGCGGGGTAGGCTATATCATTAAAACCTCGGGTTACCTGCAATCGCGGGAAGAGATAGCGAATATATCTGTGAAAAACCAGGCTGGTATTGCGGTTCGTGTTGGCGATATAGGTTCGGTACAAATGACGGGTGAAAGCCGGCTGGGTATTTTCGACCAGGACGGAAAAGGAGAAAGAGTGGGTGGTATTGTGGTGATGCGTTATGGTGAAAATGCTGCTGCTGTTATAGACAAGGTAAAAGAGAAGATGAAGGAGGTTGCCAAAGGGCTTCCCGATAAGGTTTCTTTCGATATTGTATATGACAGGGGAGAGTTGATCCGTGAATCGGTACAATCTATACGGCATACCCTTATTGAAGAGATGATTGTAGTATCGCTGGTGGTACTTGTTTTCCTATTCCACTGGCGTAGTGCATTGAGCATTCTTATTCAGATCCCTGTTACGATTGCGATCAGTTTTATACTGCTGAATGCTTTTGGTATTTCGTCGAACATCATGTCGCTTACTGGTATTGCGCTGGCGATAGGGGTTATTGTGGATAACGGTATCATCATGAGCGAGAATGCTTATAAACACCTGGCTGAAAAATATGCTGCCCGTCATAACAGCGGTACTGCAACGGGCCAGGATATCGGTTAA
- a CDS encoding efflux RND transporter permease subunit — MFKRLFKKKEPWITEEERLDVIAKSSKQVSRGVFFATVIIIASFLPVFMLTGQEGKLFHPLAFTKTFIMVVDALLVITLAPVLISFFMKGKFRPDHANPVNRILERAYEPVIRGVLKWRKTTLAINILALLISIPLLKSLGTEFMPPLDEQSILFMPVTLPDISNGEAKRILQVQDKIIASVPEVDKVLGKAGRANTATDNAPISMIETIIMLKPKSQWREGITKKDIIDELDAKLQIPGVVNGWTQPIINRINMLATGIRTDVGVKVHGQNLDTIAAVSEKLKLALEGTPGVNDLYVEPVTGGKYLSVNIRREELARYGLSVDDVNQVVEAALGGMSVGQTIEGRQRFSIGVRLAQDYRNSVERIKRIPILSPTLGELPLSAVADIAFEDGPPMITSDNALLRGAVLFNVRDRDLGSTVKEAMDKLNAEKGILPQGYFLEWSGQYENLIRGQQTLMWIAPIVLVIIFFSLYFAFHSIREAALSLVTVPFALVGGAYMLWIWGAHLSVAVAVGFIALFGIAVETGIVMVIYLNDAMQQLVRLKGNSRETISSADLREYVIHGAAKRLRPKLMTVCVSLFGLVPVLWATGVGTDVMKPIVLPMIGGVLTSSTHILLVTPLIFLMTKEYELRKYGKLEIYDAHH, encoded by the coding sequence ATGTTTAAAAGATTATTTAAAAAGAAAGAGCCGTGGATTACCGAGGAAGAGCGTCTTGATGTTATTGCGAAATCGAGCAAACAGGTATCGAGAGGTGTTTTCTTTGCCACGGTTATTATCATAGCCTCTTTTCTACCTGTATTCATGCTTACAGGGCAGGAGGGCAAGCTGTTTCATCCGCTGGCGTTTACCAAAACCTTTATCATGGTGGTAGATGCTTTGCTGGTGATAACGCTGGCGCCGGTACTTATTTCCTTTTTTATGAAGGGGAAATTCAGGCCCGATCATGCCAACCCGGTAAACAGGATACTTGAAAGGGCATATGAGCCTGTTATCCGGGGCGTACTTAAATGGCGTAAGACCACGCTGGCTATCAATATACTGGCTTTGCTCATATCCATTCCATTGCTGAAAAGCCTGGGTACTGAATTCATGCCACCGCTGGATGAGCAAAGCATTTTATTCATGCCTGTAACCTTACCTGATATATCGAATGGCGAAGCCAAACGGATACTGCAGGTGCAGGATAAGATCATTGCTTCTGTTCCGGAAGTGGATAAGGTATTGGGTAAAGCAGGCCGGGCCAATACGGCTACGGATAATGCGCCTATCAGCATGATAGAAACCATTATTATGCTGAAGCCTAAGAGTCAATGGCGTGAAGGCATCACCAAAAAGGATATCATCGATGAGCTGGATGCCAAGTTACAGATACCGGGTGTGGTGAATGGCTGGACACAGCCTATCATTAACCGTATTAATATGCTGGCTACGGGTATCAGGACTGATGTAGGTGTGAAGGTGCATGGGCAAAACCTGGATACCATTGCTGCTGTATCTGAAAAGCTGAAGCTGGCGCTGGAAGGCACACCCGGGGTAAACGACCTATATGTTGAGCCCGTTACCGGCGGCAAGTATCTTTCAGTGAATATCAGGAGGGAAGAGCTGGCGCGGTATGGGCTTTCCGTTGATGATGTTAACCAGGTGGTGGAAGCTGCGTTGGGTGGTATGTCTGTAGGACAAACGATAGAAGGACGTCAGCGTTTTTCTATAGGTGTGCGACTGGCGCAGGATTACAGGAACAGTGTGGAGCGTATTAAGCGGATTCCGATACTATCACCTACACTTGGTGAGCTGCCATTATCGGCAGTGGCGGATATTGCCTTTGAGGATGGTCCTCCTATGATCACTTCCGATAATGCATTACTGCGCGGAGCGGTACTCTTCAATGTAAGGGACAGGGATCTGGGAAGTACGGTAAAGGAGGCGATGGATAAGCTGAATGCTGAAAAGGGGATATTACCTCAGGGGTATTTCCTGGAGTGGAGCGGGCAGTATGAAAACCTGATCCGTGGACAGCAAACGCTTATGTGGATAGCTCCTATTGTATTAGTGATTATTTTCTTCTCTCTCTACTTTGCATTTCACTCTATACGCGAAGCTGCATTGAGCCTGGTAACGGTTCCGTTTGCCCTGGTGGGTGGTGCTTATATGCTTTGGATCTGGGGCGCTCATTTATCTGTGGCAGTGGCAGTAGGTTTTATAGCCTTGTTTGGTATTGCAGTGGAAACCGGAATTGTAATGGTGATTTATCTTAACGATGCCATGCAGCAACTGGTTCGGCTGAAAGGTAATTCCCGCGAAACGATCAGCTCTGCCGATCTGAGAGAATATGTGATACATGGAGCTGCCAAGCGACTACGTCCCAAACTGATGACGGTATGTGTGTCTTTATTCGGACTGGTGCCGGTATTATGGGCTACAGGGGTTGGTACCGATGTCATGAAACCTATTGTATTACCGATGATAGGTGGGGTGCTTACCTCTTCAACGCATATACTGCTGGTGACCCCGCTTATTTTCCTTATGACTAAAGAATATGAATTGCGTAAATATGGTAAACTCGAGATCTATGATGCGCATCATTAA
- a CDS encoding TolC family protein, giving the protein MMRIIKTSLVLLVATQLQAQNDTTWQGSMNEPAALPLDSILQRIDRNNLSLQSYALKAEGFKYSADAATAWMAPMVGLGTFMTPYPGQEVMEGRDKGSLMLQIEQSIPNKAKQNARKAYIASQSAGTLAGRDITLNDLKAQAKSLYYSWLVAKQRIGVLQQNQRIMEMMQKIEEVRYPYNQSQLSGVYRAGAKVEENRNMMRMQEGEIARARAWLNSLMNLPGNAMWQIDTVWVPDFIPASDYDTAHLAIARKDVKKMDQDIQTMELNIASMQMEKKPDFKVRFDHMYPLGKMMPQAYSIMGMVSIPIVPWASKMYKSETRAMQYNVQAMQKERASMLQETQGMLYGMQYEIQSMQQRIHALEDKVIPTLRKSLDAAFVNYQENKLQLPVVMDAWEALTMMQLNVLDEKQKRYQMIVDYEKELYR; this is encoded by the coding sequence ATGATGCGCATCATTAAAACAAGCCTGGTATTACTGGTGGCGACGCAGTTACAGGCACAGAACGATACAACATGGCAGGGTTCGATGAATGAACCTGCTGCCTTGCCGTTAGACAGCATTTTACAGCGCATAGACAGGAATAACCTTTCGCTTCAGTCGTATGCATTAAAGGCCGAAGGTTTTAAATACAGTGCGGATGCCGCTACGGCGTGGATGGCTCCGATGGTAGGACTAGGAACGTTCATGACGCCTTATCCCGGTCAGGAGGTGATGGAAGGGCGTGATAAGGGCTCGCTGATGTTGCAGATAGAACAATCTATACCCAACAAAGCGAAACAGAATGCACGTAAGGCCTATATCGCATCGCAATCGGCAGGAACGCTGGCCGGCAGGGATATTACGCTGAACGATCTGAAAGCGCAGGCCAAAAGCCTTTATTATTCCTGGCTGGTGGCAAAGCAGCGTATTGGTGTATTGCAACAGAACCAGCGCATCATGGAAATGATGCAGAAGATAGAGGAGGTGCGTTATCCCTATAACCAATCGCAGTTGAGCGGCGTATACCGTGCTGGTGCCAAGGTAGAGGAGAATCGTAATATGATGAGAATGCAGGAGGGTGAAATTGCGCGTGCGCGTGCCTGGCTAAACAGCCTTATGAATCTTCCCGGGAATGCCATGTGGCAGATAGATACTGTATGGGTGCCGGACTTTATTCCTGCTTCTGATTATGATACTGCTCACCTGGCGATAGCGCGCAAAGATGTAAAGAAGATGGACCAGGATATTCAAACGATGGAGTTGAATATTGCGTCTATGCAAATGGAGAAGAAGCCGGATTTCAAGGTTCGTTTCGATCACATGTATCCTTTAGGCAAGATGATGCCACAGGCTTATAGTATTATGGGGATGGTAAGTATTCCTATTGTACCCTGGGCTTCCAAAATGTATAAGTCGGAAACCAGGGCTATGCAATACAATGTACAGGCCATGCAGAAGGAGCGTGCTTCGATGTTGCAGGAAACCCAAGGCATGTTGTATGGTATGCAATATGAAATTCAGTCGATGCAACAGCGTATTCATGCGTTGGAGGACAAAGTGATTCCTACGCTCCGTAAGTCGTTAGACGCTGCATTTGTGAACTACCAGGAGAATAAGCTGCAGTTGCCGGTGGTGATGGATGCCTGGGAGGCGCTTACTATGATGCAACTGAATGTATTGGATGAGAAACAGAAACGTTATCAAATGATAGTAGATTATGAGAAAGAACTTTATCGTTAG
- a CDS encoding efflux RND transporter periplasmic adaptor subunit: protein MRKNFIVSSAVCLVMLLSLMVVVSVSCKQRAAKHVHASHTKDTNYLSGVLYTDDVSRQILSDVPAIKPDSGTRILTAKVQGKVSFDSRSDAGIASRIAGRIERMYIRYNYQPVQKGQLILELYSPDLVAAQRELLLVHESGDNAMLLSQAKQRLLLLGMLPAQVEKVLKSGQPYYRLPVYSQASGYIVEKSVTSPAPGGGMNSAATQASAMGGMGGGAATATPVKNTSAQAPPLLLKEGQYINAGQTLFTVYSNSGLLANFAFPPVIAPYIAEGQRLVFHSTAGEGKTFTGKLALVQPVLEQGESFTQVRIYLPAGEWRPGQLLTGYLPVVANKGWWLPEASVWRTGNKNIVFRKQGDVFVPQPVSVGIALNGMVQVLDGIGDWEVAVQASYLVDSESLIQ from the coding sequence ATGAGAAAGAACTTTATCGTTAGCAGCGCCGTCTGCCTGGTCATGCTGCTGTCTTTGATGGTTGTTGTATCTGTGTCCTGTAAGCAGCGTGCTGCAAAGCATGTGCATGCATCGCATACGAAGGATACGAATTACCTGTCCGGGGTATTATATACGGATGATGTGAGCAGGCAAATACTGTCCGATGTGCCGGCGATAAAACCGGATAGCGGCACCCGTATTCTTACAGCGAAAGTGCAGGGGAAGGTTTCTTTCGACAGCCGCAGTGATGCAGGTATTGCCAGCAGAATAGCGGGCAGAATAGAGCGTATGTATATCAGGTATAATTATCAGCCGGTACAGAAGGGGCAGTTGATACTGGAACTATATTCTCCCGACCTGGTAGCTGCTCAGCGGGAGCTGTTACTGGTGCATGAGTCAGGGGATAATGCTATGTTACTGTCGCAGGCAAAGCAGCGGTTATTGTTGCTGGGCATGCTGCCGGCACAGGTTGAAAAGGTATTGAAATCAGGCCAGCCTTATTACCGTTTGCCTGTATACAGCCAGGCTTCAGGTTATATTGTTGAAAAAAGTGTAACGTCTCCTGCACCGGGAGGTGGGATGAATAGTGCTGCCACGCAGGCTTCTGCAATGGGAGGAATGGGTGGTGGAGCGGCTACGGCTACTCCGGTAAAAAACACATCTGCCCAGGCGCCTCCATTGTTGTTGAAAGAAGGTCAGTATATAAATGCGGGACAAACATTGTTCACTGTTTATTCGAACAGCGGCCTGCTTGCGAATTTTGCTTTTCCCCCGGTGATCGCTCCTTATATCGCTGAAGGGCAGCGGCTGGTGTTTCATTCCACCGCCGGCGAAGGGAAGACGTTTACCGGCAAACTCGCGCTGGTGCAACCTGTTCTGGAGCAAGGAGAATCGTTTACACAGGTAAGGATCTATTTACCTGCGGGCGAATGGCGTCCCGGGCAATTGCTTACCGGGTACCTGCCTGTTGTTGCCAACAAGGGCTGGTGGTTGCCGGAGGCTTCCGTGTGGAGAACGGGTAATAAGAACATTGTATTCCGTAAGCAAGGTGATGTGTTTGTACCACAGCCGGTATCGGTTGGCATTGCTTTAAATGGAATGGTGCAGGTGCTGGATGGGATAGGTGACTGGGAGGTTGCGGTGCAGGCTTCTTACCTGGTGGATAGTGAGAGCCTGATACAGTAG
- a CDS encoding efflux RND transporter periplasmic adaptor subunit, whose translation MMKRIYVLGYIVALAMIWAFAAGCGQGKTKDGKRDSIAAVKQTYTCPMHPQVVQQQPGTCPICGMDLVPFDKNSTDATLTLGKEQILLANITTKLVGDTVFSTGKELNGRLVADPSGSAAIAARMAGRIENLYVKETGVPVQKGQLLYRIYSEQLLSLQQEYLLAYAQAKNFPDDRRFQQIAQAARQKLLLYGQPETKLQQLLQQQRTDAYITYTAPVTGIVATLQVTEGQYVEEGTNLMQLEDYSHLWVEADLYPGETAVKDGATVTVKVAGWENEPQQMVVRFVNPVMQDGTQLVQLRGTIANKNKRWQPGLQATLWVPSAATATSEKVLSLPVDAVIHDGNGTHIWVETEAGKFEPRSVVTGEENASSVSIKEGVQEGDRVVVTGAYLLYSEYVLKRGKHPIATHQH comes from the coding sequence ATGATGAAACGAATATACGTTCTGGGGTATATAGTTGCGCTAGCAATGATATGGGCGTTTGCTGCCGGTTGCGGGCAGGGGAAGACGAAAGATGGTAAGAGGGATTCGATAGCCGCGGTGAAGCAGACTTATACCTGTCCTATGCATCCACAAGTGGTGCAGCAGCAGCCTGGAACCTGTCCTATCTGTGGTATGGACCTGGTGCCTTTTGATAAGAATAGCACCGATGCCACGTTAACATTAGGCAAGGAGCAAATATTGCTTGCGAATATTACAACAAAGCTGGTAGGAGATACAGTGTTTTCGACTGGTAAAGAATTAAATGGGAGATTGGTAGCAGATCCTTCCGGATCGGCTGCTATTGCCGCCCGTATGGCGGGCAGAATAGAAAATCTGTATGTAAAGGAAACAGGTGTACCGGTGCAGAAGGGACAGTTGCTTTACAGGATTTATTCAGAGCAGTTATTGTCGTTACAGCAGGAATACCTGCTGGCGTATGCACAGGCAAAGAACTTTCCTGACGACCGTCGTTTTCAGCAGATAGCACAGGCTGCCAGGCAAAAGCTGCTGTTATACGGGCAACCGGAGACCAAGCTGCAACAATTATTGCAGCAGCAGCGTACGGATGCTTACATTACTTATACGGCACCTGTAACGGGTATTGTAGCTACGTTACAGGTTACAGAAGGGCAGTATGTAGAAGAGGGAACCAACCTGATGCAACTTGAAGATTACAGTCATTTATGGGTGGAGGCTGATCTTTATCCCGGAGAGACTGCCGTTAAGGATGGTGCGACTGTAACGGTGAAAGTTGCCGGATGGGAAAATGAGCCGCAGCAAATGGTGGTGCGTTTTGTGAATCCCGTGATGCAGGACGGAACGCAGCTGGTTCAACTGAGGGGTACTATTGCCAACAAGAATAAACGCTGGCAGCCGGGGTTGCAAGCTACATTGTGGGTGCCTTCCGCGGCGACTGCTACCAGTGAAAAGGTGTTGTCGCTGCCGGTTGATGCTGTTATTCATGATGGGAATGGAACGCATATATGGGTGGAAACCGAAGCTGGGAAGTTTGAGCCGCGCAGTGTTGTAACCGGCGAAGAAAATGCTTCTTCCGTATCGATCAAAGAGGGCGTGCAGGAAGGCGACAGGGTGGTTGTTACCGGCGCTTACTTATTGTATAGTGAATATGTTTTAAAAAGAGGGAAACATCCTATTGCCACTCATCAACATTAA
- a CDS encoding DUF3347 domain-containing protein produces the protein MTYSVFRIITVAVLPLLMAACGNSPEKKTANADSVKAGMAEHHHDSLDQSVATSVVIKDASLNALYGQYQELTKALINGDERGATVAANALAAGAQQLKETAVAKVASEITTAPGLEAKRTLFAGLSSDMIAKVKKAGVQQGTLYVDFCPMALSDKGAHWLSAEKEVKNPYFGEEMMNCGNIEDSIH, from the coding sequence ATGACTTATTCTGTATTTCGAATTATAACCGTAGCTGTATTGCCTTTACTAATGGCTGCATGCGGCAATTCTCCGGAAAAGAAAACTGCAAATGCAGATTCTGTAAAAGCTGGCATGGCGGAGCATCATCATGATTCTCTAGATCAGTCCGTTGCGACTTCAGTAGTTATTAAAGATGCTTCTCTGAATGCGCTATATGGTCAATACCAGGAACTGACCAAGGCGTTGATAAATGGTGATGAGCGGGGTGCAACAGTTGCTGCCAATGCCCTGGCAGCGGGGGCGCAGCAACTGAAAGAAACTGCTGTGGCTAAAGTTGCTTCAGAAATTACAACTGCCCCTGGCCTGGAAGCGAAACGTACTTTATTTGCCGGATTGAGTAGTGATATGATTGCAAAGGTGAAAAAGGCAGGTGTACAGCAGGGGACGTTGTATGTAGATTTTTGTCCTATGGCGTTGAGCGATAAAGGGGCGCATTGGCTAAGTGCTGAAAAAGAGGTAAAGAATCCTTATTTTGGTGAGGAGATGATGAATTGCGGAAATATAGAGGATAGTATTCACTAG
- a CDS encoding DUF4920 domain-containing protein yields MMKHIITLVVLACLFGVAKAQPPAGPAKPGSTYGATITADGAIPIATLPAQLGDTSKHKTKVTAKVLDVCPKKGCWVKLQVNDTTTAFVKMKDYGFFVPLDMIGKTIVLDGEAYIKETSVKELRHYAEDAKKSKAEIEAIQAPKKEIRFTASGILVIS; encoded by the coding sequence ATGATGAAACACATAATCACACTAGTTGTCCTGGCTTGCCTCTTTGGCGTAGCAAAAGCACAACCACCCGCCGGCCCCGCTAAACCCGGCTCAACATATGGCGCCACCATCACAGCAGACGGAGCCATCCCCATCGCAACACTTCCGGCGCAACTTGGCGATACCAGCAAACACAAAACCAAAGTTACTGCCAAAGTACTCGACGTTTGCCCTAAAAAAGGCTGCTGGGTAAAACTTCAGGTAAATGATACGACAACCGCTTTCGTAAAAATGAAGGACTACGGTTTCTTCGTTCCACTGGATATGATTGGAAAAACAATTGTACTTGACGGCGAAGCTTACATCAAAGAAACTTCCGTAAAAGAATTAAGACACTACGCAGAAGACGCTAAAAAATCAAAAGCAGAAATAGAAGCCATTCAAGCGCCGAAAAAAGAAATCCGCTTTACTGCTTCCGGCATCCTGGTAATAAGCTAA